A genomic stretch from Enterobacter oligotrophicus includes:
- a CDS encoding YciN family protein, with translation MQNTTQPIDRASLLIEANKLIRDHEDTLAGIEATGVEQRNGVLVFSGEYFLDEQGLPTPKSTAVFNMFKYLAHALSEKYHLID, from the coding sequence ATGCAGAATACGACCCAACCTATTGACCGAGCATCTCTGCTTATCGAAGCGAACAAACTGATTCGCGATCATGAAGACACCCTGGCGGGCATTGAAGCGACCGGCGTAGAACAACGTAACGGCGTGCTGGTTTTCAGCGGCGAATATTTCCTTGATGAACAAGGTTTACCCACCCCGAAAAGCACTGCGGTATTTAACATGTTTAAATACCTGGCACATGCACTGTCAGAGAAATATCATCTGATCGATTAA
- the sohB gene encoding protease SohB, whose translation MELLSQYGLFLAKIATVVIAIAVIAVLIVNLTQRKRQRGELRITRLSEQYKEMQEEMSLSLLDHHQQKLWLKAQKKKHKQEAKEAKAKAKLNAPQDEAKPRVYVLDFKGSMDAHEVSSLREEVTAVLSVAKPQDEVVVRLESPGGVVHGYGLAASQLQRLREKQIPLTVAVDKVAASGGYMMACVADKIVAAPFSIIGSIGVVAQIPNFNRFLKNKEIDIELHTAGQYKRTLTLLGENTEEGRQKFREDLNETHHLFKDFVHRMRPALDIEHVATGEHWYGTQAQEKGLVDEVGTSDDLLLSLMEGRELVGVRFTRRKRLLDRFTNSAAESADRLLLRWLQRSQKPLL comes from the coding sequence GTGGAATTACTTTCTCAATATGGGTTGTTTTTGGCCAAAATCGCGACGGTGGTGATTGCTATCGCGGTGATCGCCGTACTGATTGTGAACCTGACGCAACGCAAGCGTCAGCGTGGTGAGTTACGCATTACCCGCCTGAGCGAACAATATAAAGAGATGCAGGAAGAGATGTCGCTGTCGTTGCTGGATCACCACCAGCAAAAACTGTGGCTGAAAGCGCAGAAGAAAAAGCATAAGCAGGAGGCTAAAGAGGCGAAGGCGAAAGCCAAACTTAATGCGCCGCAGGATGAGGCAAAACCACGCGTCTATGTGCTCGATTTTAAAGGCAGCATGGATGCGCATGAAGTCTCCTCTCTACGTGAAGAGGTGACGGCTGTCCTTTCGGTCGCAAAACCGCAGGACGAAGTTGTCGTGCGTCTTGAGAGTCCGGGCGGGGTGGTTCACGGTTACGGCCTGGCAGCTTCGCAGTTACAGCGCCTGCGTGAGAAGCAGATCCCATTGACGGTAGCGGTGGATAAAGTGGCCGCAAGCGGTGGCTATATGATGGCCTGCGTCGCGGACAAAATTGTTGCAGCACCTTTCTCCATCATCGGCTCCATCGGTGTGGTCGCGCAGATCCCGAACTTTAACCGTTTCCTGAAAAATAAAGAGATCGATATTGAACTGCACACGGCGGGACAGTACAAACGCACACTGACGCTGCTGGGTGAGAATACCGAAGAGGGGCGTCAGAAATTCCGTGAAGATCTGAACGAAACGCATCATCTGTTTAAAGACTTTGTACACCGTATGCGTCCTGCACTCGACATTGAGCACGTCGCCACAGGCGAACACTGGTACGGCACTCAGGCGCAGGAGAAAGGGCTGGTGGATGAAGTTGGAACCAGCGACGATCTGTTGCTGAGCCTGATGGAAGGCCGCGAACTGGTGGGCGTGCGCTTCACCCGGCGTAAACGACTGCTTGACCGCTTCACCAACAGCGCCGCCGAGAGCGCCGATCGTCTGCTGCTACGCTGGCTGCAACGCAGCCAAAAGCCGCTGCTGTAA
- a CDS encoding YciK family oxidoreductase: protein MHYQPQKNLLQNRIILVTGASDGIGREAALTYSEYGASVILLGRNEDKLKRVAQEIENAGGTPTPWYTLDLLTCTPATCQALAQRIAAHYPRLDGVLHNAGLLGEVRPMEEQNPEIWQQVMQVNVNGTFFLTQSLLPLLLNSDSGSLVFTSSSVGRQGRANWGAYAASKFATEGMMQVLAEEYQSRHLRVNCINPGGTRTKMRASAFPTEDPQKLKTPADIMPLYLWLMGDDSRRKTGMTFDAQPGRKPGISQ, encoded by the coding sequence GTGCATTATCAACCGCAAAAAAATCTGCTGCAGAACCGGATTATTCTTGTCACCGGTGCCAGCGACGGGATTGGTCGCGAAGCGGCGTTGACCTATTCCGAATATGGCGCAAGCGTCATCCTGCTGGGCCGTAACGAAGACAAACTTAAACGGGTCGCGCAGGAAATAGAAAATGCTGGCGGCACACCAACGCCGTGGTACACGCTCGATTTACTCACCTGCACCCCTGCAACCTGCCAGGCGCTTGCACAGCGTATCGCCGCGCATTACCCGCGTCTTGACGGTGTTCTGCACAATGCCGGACTGCTGGGCGAAGTTCGCCCGATGGAAGAACAAAATCCCGAGATCTGGCAGCAGGTCATGCAGGTGAACGTTAACGGGACATTCTTCCTCACCCAGTCTTTGCTTCCTTTATTACTCAATTCTGATTCCGGCTCTCTGGTCTTTACCTCTTCCAGCGTGGGCCGCCAGGGGCGCGCAAACTGGGGGGCATACGCCGCCTCAAAATTCGCGACCGAAGGGATGATGCAGGTTCTTGCCGAGGAGTATCAGAGCCGCCATCTGCGCGTAAACTGCATTAACCCCGGCGGGACGCGCACCAAAATGCGTGCCAGCGCCTTCCCGACGGAAGATCCACAGAAGCTCAAAACCCCGGCAGATATCATGCCGCTCTATCTTTGGTTGATGGGGGACGACAGCCGCCGCAAAACAGGGATGACCTTTGATGCCCAGCCAGGCCGCAAGCCGGGGATTTCGCAATGA
- the cobO gene encoding cob(I)yrinic acid a,c-diamide adenosyltransferase yields the protein MSEERHQQRQQRLKEQVDARVAAAQDERGIIIVFTGNGKGKTTAAFGTATRAVGHGQKVGVIQFIKGEWPNGERNLLEPHGVEFQVMATGFTWDTQNRETDTAACLAVWEHAKRMLADPALNMVLLDEITYMVAYDYLPLDAVLEALKNRPSHQTVIITGRGCHRDILELADTVSELRPVKHAFDAGIKAQIGIDY from the coding sequence ATGAGTGAGGAACGTCATCAGCAACGTCAGCAGCGTCTGAAAGAGCAGGTTGATGCGCGCGTCGCCGCAGCCCAGGACGAGCGCGGGATCATCATCGTGTTTACCGGCAACGGCAAAGGTAAAACTACCGCGGCGTTTGGCACCGCCACGCGTGCGGTGGGTCATGGGCAAAAAGTGGGTGTCATTCAGTTTATTAAAGGGGAATGGCCTAACGGTGAACGTAATTTGCTTGAGCCGCATGGCGTTGAGTTTCAGGTGATGGCGACCGGGTTTACCTGGGACACGCAAAACCGTGAAACCGACACCGCAGCCTGCCTTGCCGTTTGGGAACACGCTAAACGCATGCTGGCTGATCCTGCGCTGAATATGGTGCTACTGGATGAGATCACTTATATGGTGGCGTATGACTACCTGCCACTGGATGCTGTACTGGAGGCGTTAAAAAATCGGCCTTCGCATCAGACCGTTATCATTACAGGGCGTGGCTGCCATCGGGATATTCTTGAGCTTGCAGACACCGTCAGCGAGTTGCGTCCGGTTAAGCATGCGTTCGATGCGGGTATCAAAGCGCAAATCGGCATTGATTACTAA
- the rluB gene encoding 23S rRNA pseudouridine(2605) synthase RluB — protein sequence MSEKLQKVLARAGHGSRREIEAIIEAGRVSVDGKIATLGDRVEIVPGLKIRIDGHLISVKESAEQICRVLAYYKPEGELCTRNDPEGRPTVFDRLPKLRGARWIAVGRLDVNTCGLLLFTTDGELANRLMHPSREVEREYAVRVFGQVDENKLRDLSRGVQLEDGPAAFKTIKFTGGEGINQWYNVTLTEGRNREVRRLWEAVGVQVSRLIRVRYGDILLPKGLPRGGYTELDLTQTNYLRELVGLTPETTSKVAVEKDRRRMKANQIRRAVKRHSQVSSNRRSGSRNNNG from the coding sequence ATGAGCGAGAAGTTACAAAAAGTGCTGGCGCGCGCCGGCCACGGTTCACGCCGTGAAATCGAAGCCATTATTGAAGCGGGACGCGTGAGTGTGGACGGTAAAATCGCCACGCTGGGTGACCGCGTAGAAATCGTACCGGGGCTGAAGATCCGTATCGACGGTCATCTTATCTCCGTGAAAGAGTCCGCTGAACAGATCTGCCGCGTGCTGGCTTACTATAAGCCGGAAGGCGAGCTGTGTACCCGCAATGACCCGGAAGGTCGCCCGACGGTGTTTGACCGTCTGCCTAAATTGCGTGGTGCTCGCTGGATTGCCGTGGGTCGTCTGGACGTGAACACCTGCGGTCTGCTGCTGTTTACCACCGATGGTGAACTGGCAAACCGTCTGATGCACCCAAGCCGTGAAGTGGAACGTGAATACGCCGTGCGTGTCTTTGGCCAGGTTGATGAAAATAAACTGCGCGATCTGTCGCGTGGCGTTCAGCTGGAAGACGGCCCAGCGGCGTTCAAAACCATCAAATTTACCGGTGGTGAAGGGATTAACCAGTGGTACAACGTGACCCTGACCGAAGGCCGTAACCGCGAGGTGCGTCGTCTGTGGGAAGCGGTAGGCGTGCAGGTTAGCCGACTGATCCGTGTTCGTTACGGCGACATCCTCCTGCCGAAAGGTCTGCCGCGCGGCGGTTATACCGAACTGGATCTCACTCAGACTAACTATCTGCGTGAGCTGGTTGGCCTGACGCCAGAAACCACCTCAAAAGTGGCGGTGGAGAAAGATCGTCGTCGTATGAAGGCGAACCAGATCCGTCGTGCCGTGAAACGTCACAGCCAGGTGAGCAGCAATCGCCGCTCCGGCAGCCGTAATAATAACGGTTAA
- a CDS encoding L-threonylcarbamoyladenylate synthase: MSQFFYIHPDNPQPRLINQAVEIVRKGGVIVYPTDSGYALGCKIEDKGAMERICRIRQLPDGHNFTLMCRDLSELSTYAYVDNVAFRLIKNNTPGNYTFILKGTKEVPRRLLQEKRKTIGMRVPSNPIAQALLETLGEPMLSTSLMLPGSEFTESDPEEIKDRLEKVVELIIHGGYLGQQPTTVVDLTDDAPEVIREGVGDVKPFL; the protein is encoded by the coding sequence ATGAGTCAGTTTTTCTATATCCATCCGGATAACCCACAGCCACGCCTGATTAACCAGGCCGTGGAGATTGTTCGCAAAGGGGGCGTGATCGTCTACCCGACCGATTCTGGCTACGCGCTGGGCTGTAAAATTGAAGACAAAGGGGCAATGGAGCGCATTTGCCGTATTCGCCAGCTACCGGATGGCCATAATTTTACCCTGATGTGCCGCGATCTCTCCGAACTGTCGACCTATGCTTATGTCGACAACGTGGCGTTTCGGCTGATCAAAAATAACACGCCCGGCAACTACACGTTCATCCTGAAAGGGACGAAAGAGGTGCCGCGTCGTCTGCTGCAGGAAAAGCGCAAAACCATCGGGATGCGCGTACCGTCTAACCCGATTGCGCAGGCGCTGCTGGAGACGCTGGGTGAGCCGATGCTCTCCACCTCGCTGATGCTGCCAGGCAGTGAATTTACCGAGTCTGATCCGGAAGAGATCAAAGATCGTCTGGAGAAGGTGGTGGAACTGATTATTCATGGTGGCTATCTCGGCCAGCAGCCGACGACGGTAGTGGACCTGACCGATGATGCGCCAGAAGTAATTCGTGAAGGCGTGGGCGATGTTAAGCCTTTCTTGTAA
- the rnm gene encoding RNase RNM yields the protein MSDTTYAIIYDLHSHTQASDGLLTPEALVHRAVEMRVGTLAITDHDTTDAIPAARAEIARSGLALNLVSGVEISTLWENHEIHVVGLNIDTEHPALRAFLEEQKIRRNQRAEMIGERLEKAHIPGALEGARKLANGGAVTRGHFARFLVDAGKATTMADVFKRYLARGKTGYVPPQWCTIKQAIDVIHHSGGKAVLAHPGRYNLSAKWLKRLLAHFAECGGEAMEVAQCQQAPNERSQLATYARQFGLLGSQGSDFHQPCAWIELGRKLWLPAGVEPVWQLWEQPQQIEEREV from the coding sequence TTGAGCGATACTACCTACGCCATAATTTATGATTTACACAGCCATACTCAGGCCTCTGACGGCCTGTTGACGCCCGAAGCCCTGGTCCACCGCGCCGTAGAAATGCGTGTCGGCACGCTGGCAATAACCGATCACGATACGACAGATGCGATCCCCGCCGCCCGCGCGGAGATTGCCCGCAGTGGGCTCGCACTCAACCTGGTTTCCGGCGTTGAAATCTCGACCCTCTGGGAAAATCATGAAATACATGTTGTGGGCCTGAACATCGATACAGAACATCCGGCACTGCGTGCCTTTTTAGAGGAACAAAAAATACGCCGCAACCAGCGTGCGGAGATGATCGGTGAGCGTCTTGAGAAAGCGCATATTCCCGGTGCGCTGGAAGGCGCACGCAAACTGGCGAACGGCGGGGCGGTCACGCGGGGCCATTTCGCCCGTTTCCTCGTCGACGCGGGGAAGGCAACCACAATGGCGGATGTTTTTAAACGGTATCTGGCGCGCGGGAAAACCGGATACGTTCCGCCACAGTGGTGTACAATAAAACAAGCTATTGATGTGATTCATCATTCTGGCGGTAAGGCAGTGCTGGCCCATCCGGGGCGGTATAATCTTTCTGCTAAATGGCTGAAAAGACTGCTGGCGCACTTTGCCGAATGCGGCGGTGAGGCGATGGAAGTCGCCCAGTGTCAGCAGGCTCCCAATGAGCGTTCACAGCTCGCGACCTATGCCCGCCAGTTCGGCCTGCTTGGGTCACAGGGTTCTGATTTCCACCAGCCCTGCGCGTGGATCGAACTGGGGCGCAAGCTCTGGTTACCCGCAGGCGTGGAGCCTGTCTGGCAGCTCTGGGAACAGCCACAGCAAATTGAAGAGAGGGAAGTATGA
- the trpL gene encoding trp operon leader peptide — protein MTAHFTLHGWWRTS, from the coding sequence ATGACCGCACATTTCACTCTGCATGGCTGGTGGCGTACTTCCTGA
- a CDS encoding anthranilate synthase component 1 — MQTAKPHLELLTCEAAYRHNPTALFHQVCGARPATLLLESADIDSKDDLKSLLLVDSALRITALGDTVTIKALSENGASLLPLLDATLPSGIENEKHPEMRILHFPPVSQLLDEDARLCSLSVFDAFRLLQNLVSVPEDEREAMFFGGLFAYDLVAGFEDLPETEQGNRCPDYCFYLAETLLVIDHQKKYTRIQASLFTPSASEKHRLEHRIAQLQQQMTEAPPALPVQRVEQMKCDVNQTDDQYGAVVRQMQKAIRAGEIFQVVPSRRFSLPCPSPLAAYDVLKKSNPSPYMFFMQDNDFTLFGASPESSLKYDATSRQIEIYPIAGTRPRGRRADGSLDRDLDSRIELEMRTDHKELSEHLMLVDLARNDLARICTPGSRYVADLTKVDRYSFVMHLVSRVVGELRSDLDVLHAYRACMNMGTLSGAPKVRAMQLIAEAEGRRRGSYGGAVGYFTAHGDLDTCIVIRSAYVEDGIATVQAGAGIVLDSVPQSEADETRSKARAVLRAIATAHHAQEIF, encoded by the coding sequence ATGCAAACAGCCAAACCACACCTCGAATTGCTGACCTGCGAGGCGGCCTATCGCCACAATCCGACCGCGCTGTTTCATCAGGTCTGCGGTGCCCGTCCGGCAACGCTGCTGCTAGAATCCGCCGATATTGACAGCAAAGACGATCTCAAGAGCCTGCTGCTGGTCGACAGTGCGCTGCGCATTACCGCATTAGGTGACACCGTCACTATAAAGGCATTGTCAGAGAACGGCGCATCGCTGCTGCCTCTGCTGGACGCTACTCTGCCGTCAGGTATCGAAAATGAAAAACACCCGGAAATGCGGATTCTGCATTTCCCGCCGGTCAGCCAGCTGCTGGATGAAGACGCCCGCCTGTGCTCCCTGTCCGTTTTCGACGCCTTCCGCCTGCTGCAAAATCTGGTGTCCGTGCCGGAAGATGAACGTGAAGCGATGTTCTTCGGCGGGCTGTTTGCTTACGACCTGGTCGCCGGTTTCGAAGATTTACCGGAGACTGAACAGGGCAACCGCTGCCCGGACTACTGTTTCTATCTGGCCGAAACCCTGCTGGTAATCGACCATCAGAAAAAATACACCCGCATCCAGGCCAGCCTGTTCACACCGTCTGCGTCGGAGAAACATCGTCTCGAACACCGTATTGCACAACTGCAGCAGCAGATGACGGAAGCCCCACCCGCACTGCCAGTGCAACGTGTCGAACAGATGAAGTGCGACGTAAACCAGACTGACGATCAGTACGGTGCCGTAGTTCGCCAGATGCAAAAAGCAATTCGCGCCGGGGAAATTTTCCAGGTTGTGCCGTCCCGCCGTTTCTCACTGCCCTGCCCGTCGCCACTGGCGGCCTACGACGTGCTGAAAAAGAGTAACCCAAGCCCGTACATGTTCTTTATGCAGGACAACGATTTCACCCTGTTTGGCGCGTCACCGGAAAGTTCCCTGAAATACGACGCCACCAGCCGCCAGATTGAGATCTACCCGATTGCCGGTACCCGCCCACGCGGTCGTCGCGCCGATGGATCACTGGATCGCGATCTCGACAGCCGTATCGAACTGGAAATGCGTACCGACCATAAAGAGCTGTCCGAGCACCTGATGCTGGTAGACCTGGCACGTAACGATCTGGCGCGCATCTGCACACCGGGCAGCCGCTACGTGGCGGATCTGACCAAAGTTGACCGCTACTCCTTCGTGATGCATCTGGTGTCCCGCGTGGTGGGAGAACTGCGCAGCGACCTCGATGTGCTGCACGCCTACCGCGCCTGCATGAATATGGGCACCCTGAGTGGCGCGCCAAAAGTGCGCGCGATGCAGTTGATTGCCGAAGCCGAAGGTCGCCGTCGCGGCAGCTACGGCGGCGCGGTGGGTTACTTCACCGCACACGGTGATCTGGATACCTGCATCGTAATCCGCTCCGCCTACGTGGAAGACGGCATTGCCACCGTCCAGGCGGGTGCCGGGATTGTTCTTGATTCTGTTCCGCAGTCTGAAGCTGACGAAACCCGCAGTAAAGCACGTGCGGTATTGCGTGCCATCGCGACCGCTCACCATGCACAGGAGATTTTCTGA
- the trpD gene encoding bifunctional anthranilate synthase glutamate amidotransferase component TrpG/anthranilate phosphoribosyltransferase TrpD encodes MADILLLDNIDSFTYNLADQLRANGHNVVIYRNHVPAQTLIDRLATMQNPVLMLSPGPGAPSEAGCMPELLTRMRGKLPIIGICLGHQAIVEAYGGYVGQAGEILHGKASSIEHDGQAMFAGLPNPLPVARYHSLVGSNIPAGLTINASFEGMVMAVRHDTDRVCGMQFHPESILTSNGARLLEQTLDWALQKLEQTNTLQPILEKLYQAQTLSQQESHQLFSAVVRGELKPEQLAAALVSMKVRGESPQEIAGAATALLENAAPFPRPDYPFADIVGTGGDGSNSINISTASAFVAAACGLKVAKHGNRSVSSRSGSSDLLAAFGINLDMQAERSREALDDLGVCFLFAPKYHTGFRHAMPVRQQLKTRTLFNVLGPLINPAHPPLALIGVYSPELVLPIAETLRVLGYQRAAVVHSGGMDEVSLHAPTLVAELRDGEILSYQLEASDFGLAPYHQEALAGGTPEENRDILTRLLQGKGEVAHEAAVAANVAMLMRLHGEEDLKANAQKVLDVLRSGAAYDRVTALAARG; translated from the coding sequence ATGGCTGACATTCTGCTGCTCGATAATATCGACTCCTTTACTTACAACCTGGCAGATCAGCTGCGTGCGAATGGTCATAACGTCGTTATCTATCGCAACCACGTACCGGCGCAAACGCTGATCGACCGTCTGGCTACGATGCAAAACCCGGTGCTGATGCTCTCCCCTGGGCCCGGCGCACCGAGTGAAGCAGGCTGTATGCCGGAGCTGTTGACCCGTATGCGTGGCAAGCTGCCAATTATTGGCATCTGCCTCGGCCACCAGGCCATTGTGGAAGCCTATGGCGGCTACGTTGGTCAGGCCGGTGAGATCCTGCACGGCAAAGCCTCCAGTATTGAACATGACGGCCAGGCGATGTTCGCCGGGCTGCCAAACCCGCTGCCCGTGGCGCGTTATCACTCGCTTGTTGGCAGCAACATTCCGGCCGGACTGACCATCAATGCCTCGTTTGAAGGGATGGTGATGGCGGTGCGTCACGATACCGATCGCGTCTGCGGTATGCAGTTCCACCCGGAATCGATCCTGACCTCTAACGGCGCGCGCCTGCTGGAGCAGACGCTGGACTGGGCGTTACAGAAACTGGAACAGACCAATACCCTGCAGCCGATACTGGAAAAACTGTATCAGGCACAGACCCTGAGCCAGCAGGAGAGCCACCAGCTCTTCTCCGCCGTGGTGCGCGGCGAGCTGAAACCTGAACAGCTGGCGGCCGCGCTGGTGAGCATGAAAGTGCGTGGCGAAAGCCCGCAGGAGATTGCCGGTGCCGCGACGGCCCTGCTGGAAAATGCCGCTCCGTTCCCGCGTCCGGACTATCCGTTTGCGGATATTGTCGGCACAGGTGGTGACGGCAGCAACAGCATCAATATCTCCACCGCCAGTGCGTTCGTTGCAGCGGCCTGTGGACTGAAGGTAGCGAAACACGGTAACCGCAGCGTCTCCAGCCGTTCCGGATCTTCTGACCTGCTGGCCGCGTTCGGCATCAACCTGGACATGCAGGCCGAACGTTCGCGTGAAGCGCTGGATGACCTGGGCGTTTGCTTCCTGTTCGCGCCGAAATATCACACCGGTTTTCGTCACGCGATGCCGGTTCGCCAGCAGCTTAAAACCCGCACACTGTTTAACGTGCTGGGCCCGTTGATTAACCCGGCGCACCCGCCGCTGGCGCTGATTGGCGTATACAGCCCTGAGCTGGTGCTGCCGATTGCAGAAACGCTGCGCGTGCTGGGTTACCAGCGTGCCGCCGTCGTTCACAGCGGAGGCATGGATGAGGTGTCGCTTCATGCGCCAACGCTTGTTGCCGAACTGCGCGACGGTGAAATCCTGAGCTATCAGCTGGAAGCGTCCGACTTCGGCTTAGCCCCGTATCATCAGGAAGCGCTGGCGGGTGGGACGCCTGAAGAAAACCGTGACATTCTGACGCGCTTATTACAAGGTAAAGGTGAGGTCGCCCATGAGGCTGCCGTGGCTGCCAACGTCGCCATGCTGATGCGTTTGCATGGTGAGGAAGATCTGAAGGCCAACGCCCAAAAAGTTCTGGACGTACTGCGCTCCGGTGCAGCTTACGATCGCGTTACCGCACTTGCGGCAAGAGGGTAA
- the trpCF gene encoding bifunctional indole-3-glycerol-phosphate synthase TrpC/phosphoribosylanthranilate isomerase TrpF has translation MQTVLAKIVADKAIWVEARKQQQPLASFQNDVVPATRRFYDALQGARTAFILECKKASPSKGVIRDDFDPARIAGIYKHHASAISVLTDEKYFQGSFDFLPIVSGIAPQPILCKDFIIDPYQIWLARFYQADACLLMLSVLDDEQYRQLSAVAHSLNMGVLTEVSNEEELERAIALKAKVVGINNRDLRDLSIDLNRTRQLAPLLGPGVTVISESGINSYAQVRELSHFANGFLIGSAMMAHDDLNAAVRRVLLGENKVCGLTREEDAQAAYEAGAIYGGLIFVGTSPRAVTEEQARKVIAAAPLSYVGVFRNADITDVVAKAEALSLAAVQLHGDEDQAYINALREALAPQVQIWKAQSVGETLPARNLNHVDKYVLDNGQGGTGQRFDWSLLNGEALDNVLLAGGLSPDNCVDAAKTGCAGLDFNSGVESQPGVKDASKLASVFKTLRAY, from the coding sequence ATGCAGACCGTTTTAGCGAAAATCGTTGCCGATAAGGCCATCTGGGTAGAAGCCCGCAAGCAACAACAGCCGCTTGCCAGTTTTCAGAACGATGTGGTGCCAGCTACACGCCGTTTTTATGATGCCCTGCAGGGTGCGCGTACCGCGTTCATCCTGGAGTGTAAAAAAGCCTCTCCGTCGAAAGGCGTGATCCGTGACGATTTCGACCCGGCGCGCATTGCCGGTATTTATAAGCATCATGCGTCAGCCATCTCCGTGCTGACGGATGAAAAATATTTCCAGGGCAGCTTTGATTTTCTGCCGATTGTCAGCGGTATCGCGCCGCAGCCCATTTTGTGCAAAGACTTTATCATCGACCCGTATCAGATCTGGCTGGCGCGTTTTTACCAGGCCGACGCCTGCCTGCTGATGCTCTCGGTGCTTGACGACGAACAGTATCGCCAGCTTTCGGCGGTGGCACACAGCCTGAACATGGGCGTGCTGACCGAAGTGAGCAATGAAGAAGAGCTGGAGCGAGCGATTGCGCTGAAAGCCAAAGTGGTCGGCATCAATAACCGCGATCTGCGAGACCTGTCGATTGATCTGAACCGCACACGCCAGCTGGCTCCGCTCCTCGGGCCTGGCGTGACGGTGATCAGCGAATCTGGCATCAACAGCTACGCCCAGGTGCGTGAGCTGAGCCATTTTGCCAACGGTTTCCTGATTGGCTCGGCGATGATGGCACACGACGATCTCAACGCCGCAGTACGCCGTGTCTTACTCGGTGAGAACAAGGTATGTGGATTAACCCGTGAAGAGGATGCACAAGCCGCGTATGAGGCAGGTGCGATTTACGGCGGGCTGATCTTTGTGGGCACCTCTCCTCGTGCCGTGACGGAAGAACAGGCACGTAAGGTAATAGCAGCCGCGCCGCTCAGCTATGTGGGCGTCTTCCGTAATGCCGATATCACCGATGTTGTCGCAAAAGCCGAAGCGTTATCTCTGGCTGCAGTGCAACTGCACGGTGATGAAGACCAGGCGTATATCAATGCCCTGCGCGAGGCTCTCGCACCTCAGGTGCAGATCTGGAAAGCGCAAAGCGTTGGCGAGACATTGCCCGCGCGTAACTTGAATCATGTTGATAAATACGTGCTCGACAACGGCCAGGGCGGTACGGGCCAGCGATTTGACTGGTCACTGCTGAACGGCGAAGCGCTGGACAATGTCCTGCTCGCGGGCGGGTTAAGCCCGGATAACTGTGTGGACGCGGCGAAAACCGGCTGCGCAGGCCTCGATTTCAATTCAGGCGTAGAGTCCCAACCGGGAGTGAAAGATGCCAGCAAACTGGCCTCAGTATTTAAAACTCTGCGTGCATATTAA